In the genome of Elusimicrobiota bacterium, one region contains:
- a CDS encoding methionine synthase, giving the protein MKTKNVITTGIGSLPHTDPVRAAEIVVNGFDIPFLLQLPKRNFRESMYIQYSEGLPGVILNQEKQVVYVDMSKENLPEEYERFYQAVIDNDIDKFCISQDYAAGIYSVIDVLKLYSNKKFHKIKVQVTGPVSFGLTVTDETGKSILHNEQYSDVLVKGLLMKALWQVGFVRKNMPDSRILAFIDEPYLSAFGSAYVPVSREVVVKCINEIADALHKIDVEVGIHCCGNTDWSILMDTSIDVLSFDAYNYFETLLLYKSKLAEFITSGRKLAWGIVPSNNDVIADAVVELKQRINHGIEVLASKGIDKDIIMENIIITPSCGLGSLEPVRSENIVNLINELKIELQK; this is encoded by the coding sequence ATGAAAACAAAAAATGTTATCACTACCGGTATTGGTAGTTTGCCACATACGGATCCTGTCCGTGCGGCGGAGATTGTGGTTAACGGTTTTGATATACCTTTTCTGTTGCAGTTGCCAAAACGTAATTTCCGGGAGAGTATGTATATTCAATATTCCGAAGGGTTGCCCGGGGTGATACTTAATCAGGAAAAACAGGTTGTTTATGTGGATATGTCAAAAGAAAATCTGCCGGAGGAATACGAACGGTTTTATCAAGCAGTTATTGATAATGATATTGATAAGTTTTGTATATCACAAGATTATGCTGCGGGGATATATTCTGTAATTGATGTTTTAAAACTTTATAGTAATAAGAAGTTTCATAAAATTAAAGTGCAAGTGACAGGGCCTGTATCATTTGGGCTTACGGTCACGGATGAAACCGGTAAGTCTATACTTCATAACGAACAGTATTCAGATGTTCTGGTTAAAGGGTTGTTGATGAAAGCTCTGTGGCAGGTGGGATTTGTCCGTAAGAATATGCCTGACTCAAGGATTCTTGCATTTATTGATGAACCGTATCTGTCAGCCTTTGGTTCCGCGTATGTTCCGGTCTCGAGGGAGGTTGTGGTTAAGTGTATCAACGAAATCGCGGACGCGTTGCACAAGATCGATGTTGAGGTGGGGATACATTGCTGTGGAAATACTGATTGGTCAATCCTGATGGACACATCAATAGATGTGCTTAGTTTTGATGCTTATAATTATTTTGAAACTTTGTTATTATATAAAAGCAAACTGGCAGAGTTTATTACTTCCGGAAGGAAGCTGGCATGGGGTATTGTGCCGAGCAATAACGATGTTATTGCTGATGCTGTAGTTGAGCTTAAGCAAAGGATCAACCACGGGATTGAAGTATTAGCAAGTAAAGGAATTGATAAAGATATTATAATGGAAAATATAATCATAACACCGAGTTGCGGGCTTGGGTCACTGGAACCGGTGAGATCAGAAAATATTGTTAACTTAATTAATGAATTGAAGATTGAATTACAAAAGTGA
- a CDS encoding HEAT repeat domain-containing protein produces MTENTDKKNVARLQDHLKYGTPNTRWTAVRELLEIGDEEVVIILKEALSDDDLNVRWEAAVALAELGCKESVPILLKALEDKRVSNRWVAAEKLAMVADESIIPKLLLLLKNPDPTIRQVVIKVLGEMKMNIIVPSIKEMLEDTDFDVRWEAAYVLKDLGDDSGIKVFREGLRHENPLMRLQSIWSLSEFRDKSVIAAFEYIAANDPKTEIREEAQEALKKFKK; encoded by the coding sequence ATGACAGAGAATACTGATAAAAAAAATGTTGCGAGATTACAGGATCATCTAAAATACGGTACGCCAAATACGCGGTGGACCGCTGTGCGGGAACTTCTGGAGATTGGTGATGAAGAGGTTGTTATTATCCTGAAGGAAGCGTTGTCGGATGATGATCTTAATGTAAGGTGGGAGGCGGCGGTTGCGTTGGCGGAGCTGGGATGTAAGGAATCAGTTCCGATATTATTAAAAGCACTAGAGGATAAGAGAGTAAGCAACCGATGGGTCGCTGCGGAGAAGCTTGCAATGGTGGCGGATGAGTCTATCATACCAAAACTATTGTTATTACTAAAAAACCCTGACCCTACAATCCGGCAGGTTGTAATCAAAGTATTGGGTGAAATGAAAATGAATATCATCGTTCCGAGTATAAAAGAAATGTTGGAAGACACGGATTTTGATGTGCGCTGGGAAGCGGCATATGTATTGAAAGACCTAGGTGATGATTCTGGTATTAAAGTTTTCCGCGAAGGATTGAGGCACGAGAATCCGTTAATGCGGCTGCAATCTATCTGGTCCTTAAGCGAGTTCAGGGATAAAAGTGTTATTGCTGCGTTTGAATATATCGCGGCAAATGATCCTAAAACTGAAATCCGTGAAGAAGCGCAGGAAGCGCTGAAAAAGTTTAAGAAATAA